The Denticeps clupeoides chromosome 5, fDenClu1.1, whole genome shotgun sequence genome includes a region encoding these proteins:
- the pou3f1 gene encoding POU domain, class 3, transcription factor 1, which yields MATTAQYIPRNNSLPSNPLMHPDSDRMHQGTTYREVQKMMHHEYLQGLAATNTGHPMSLTHHQWLPTSNTDWSSGTHVGQPEHSKAGVQASREDLATGFHHRSHLVHQQTQGGHHGSWAPATTHHLSPLSPASNGHQPLVYSQTGYTNLNAMLSPQPASLHHGMRDPLHDDAGGHDNQLESPQQPFGHHQDHSDEDAPSSDDLEQFAKQFKQRRIKLGFTQADVGLALGTLYGNVFSQTTICRFEALQLSFKNMCKLKPLLNKWLEETDSNTGSPTNLDKIAAQGRKRKKRTSIEVGVKGALENHFLKCPKPSAHEISTLAGTLQLEKEVVRVWFCNRRQKEKRMTPVGVPHPSMEDVYSQAETPPLHHALQSPVQ from the coding sequence ATGGCGACAACAGCTCAGTACATCCCGCGGAATAACTCCCTGCCCTCCAACCCGCTCATGCACCCGGACTCGGACAGGATGCACCAGGGCACGACCTACCGGGAGGTGCAGAAGATGATGCACCACGAGTACCTGCAGGGGCTGGCGGCCACCAACACCGGCCACCCGATGAGCCTGACGCACCACCAGTGGCTGCCCACGTCCAACACGGACTGGAGCAGCGGGACCCACGTCGGGCAGCCCGAGCACAGCAAGGCCGGCGTGCAGGCGAGCCGGGAGGACCTGGCCACGGGCTTCCACCACAGATCGCACCTGGTGCACCAGCAGACGCAGGGCGGCCACCACGGCTCGTGGGCTCCGGCCACCACGCACCACCTGTCCCCGCTGTCGCCGGCCTCCAACGGCCACCAGCCGCTGGTCTACTCGCAGACGGGCTACACGAACCTGAACGCCATGCTGAGCCCGCAGCCCGCGTCGCTGCACCACGGCATGCGTGACCCGCTCCACGACGACGCGGGCGGCCACGACAACCAGCTGGAGTCGCCCCAGCAGCCGTTCGGCCACCACCAGGACCACTCGGACGAGGACGCGCCGAGCTCCGACGACCTGGAGCAGTTCGCCAAGCAGTTCAAGCAGCGGCGCATCAAGCTGGGCTTCACGCAGGCGGACGTGGGGCTGGCGCTGGGCACGCTGTACGGCAACGTCTTCTCGCAGACCACCATCTGCAGGTTCGAGGCGCTGCAGCTCAGCTTCAAGAACATGTGCAAGCTGAAGCCGCTGCTGAACAAGTGGCTGGAGGAGACGGACTCGAACACGGGCAGCCCCACCAACCTGGACAAGATCGCGGCGCAGGGCAGGAAGCGGAAGAAGAGGACCTCCATCGAGGTCGGGGTGAAGGGGGCCCTGGAGAACCACTTCCTCAAGTGCCCCAAGCCCTCCGCCCACGAGATCTCCACGCTGGCCGGCACGCTCcagctggagaaggaggtggTGCGCGTTTGGTTTTGCAAcaggagacagaaagagaaacgGATGACGCCGGTGGGGGTCCCCCACCCGAGCATGGAGGACGTATATTCACAGGCGGAGACCCCGCCGCTCCACCACGCGCTGCAGAGTCCCGTGCAGTGA